From the Sphingomonas brevis genome, the window CATGGACCAAATCAGACCAGAACAGATGCGACCTTTCAACAGATCGGCAAAATTGCATCGGCTTGGCGTGCGGGATCGCTAATCCGGCGGACCGACATTGACGACAGCGCAACGATCTGCCTGCTTTGGCTCATTCGCGTTGGGAAGAGAGCAATGATCGCTCAATCCAGGGCTCATCTAAAAGCTGCGGGCGAAGGCTATTGGCGGCATTTTCGTTTCGCCACGACCTTTGGCCTATTGGCCGCGGCGGCCGGCATCGCGGCCATTATCCATGCCTTTGTGCCTGCCATGTGCACGCACACTGCCAGCCGGATCGTCCGGCATCTCGGTCAGTTGGCCGACGACCGCTCCAAGATCGACGCCATCGAAAGCGAAGCTGTCGAAGCCCGAGCCTTTGTTCTGTTGCTGCTATTGGCCGCGGCGGTGGTCGCGCCGCTTTGGATATTGAACGCGCCGACGGCGCTTCGGCTGGCCTATACCGGGCTGGCGTTCGCCCTCCCCGCCGTCCTGTTGCTCAGCAATCCCGAGCTGGCTACGCGCGAGGAATCGGCAGCTTAGGCGGCGGCCCTCGCCTCCTCCCGCTCGCTCAGCATCCATTCGACGGCCATGCGGGCGTGGATCGCGGTCGTGTCATAGACCGGAAGCACATTGGCGCGGGCATCGACCGCCAGCACCAGCTCTGTGCAGCCAAGCACCACTGCCTGAACCTTCTGTTTGGCCAGCTCCGTAATCAGCGTTTTTAGCTTGCGCTGGCTGTCGCGGACTACCCGGCCGGCGGCCAGCTCCTCGAAGATGATCCGGTCGACTTCGTTCATCCACTTGTTCTCGATCGGCGCGAGGGCGATTCCCCGCCGCTCGATCCGCTCGCGAACGAAGCTTTCGGTCATGGTGAAGCGCGAACCAAGCAGGGCAACGCGTTTGCGTCCATCTGCGACGAGCCGGTCCGCCACGGCATCGGCAATATGAAGGACGGGAATGCCAACACTGGCGCTCACCGCGTCATAGCTTTTATGGACCGTGTTGCAGGCGATCAGCATTCCTTCGGCGCCGCTCGCCTCGAGCCGCTTGGCCGCCTCAACCGTGATCTGGGCAATTCCGTCCCAATCGCCGGCCACTTCCATCTCGGCGACCGGTGCGAAGTCGACGCTCTCGATCGACAGGGCGGCGCTATGCAGGCCGCCCAGCCGCTGCGAAATCCCGCGATTGATATGGTCGTAATAAAGAGCGGTCGATGACCAGCTCATGCCGCCGATAATGCCAAGTTTCTTCAATGCCCCAACTCCCCGAAGCCCCGACCGGCGAGTCCGGCTGGGGGCTTCAACCCAGATGCGATTCCTTCACTTGGGTTAGTAGGAAAAGGCTATTAACCCAAGGCCTTAACGATCTCCTCGACCATCTTTTTCGCGTCGGCGAGGAGCATCATGGTGTTGTCGCGGTAGAAAAGCTCATTATCGACCCCGGCGTAACCCACGCCGCCCATCGACCGCTTGACGAACAAGACGGTCCGAGCCTTTTCCACGTCGAGCACCGGCATGCCGTAAATCGGCGAACTTTTGTCAGTCTTAGCGGCGGGGTTTGTGACGTCGTTGGCGCCGATCACGAATGCGACGTCGGCGGTGGCGAACTCGCTGTTTATGTCTTCCAGTTCGAACACCTCGTCGTAAGGGACGTTCGCTTCCGCCAGCAGCACATTCATATGGCCTGGCATTCGTCCCGCCACCGGGTGGATGGCATATTTGACCTCCACACCTTCCTTCTTGAGCTGGTCCGCCATTTCTCGAAGGGCATGCTGCGCCTGGCTCACGGCCATGCCGTAGCCGGGGACGATAATCACCTTGTCGGCCTGGCTCATCAGGAAGGCTGCGTCCTCGGCCGATCCACGCTTGTAGGCCCGGTCGATCGCGGCGGCGTCACCGGAGCTGGCGACTGCACCGAACCCACCGGCGATGACGCTGATGAAGCTGCGGTTCATGGCCTTGCACATGATGTAGCTGAGGATCGCGCCCGAAGAGCCGACCAGCGCGCCGGTGATGATCATCGCCGTATTGTGCAGGGTGAAGCCCATCGCTGCCGCGGCCCAGCCCGAGTAGCTGTTGAGCATCGAGATAACGACCGGCATGTCCGCCCCGCCGATGGGGACGATCAGCAGGAAGCCGATGGCGAAGCTAAGCGCCGCCAGCGTCCAGAAATCGATCGGGCTCTGGCTGTCGTAGAAGCCGTAAAGAAAGAAGATGATCGCCAGGGCAACGGCGAGGTTGATCCAGTGCCGTGCGGGCAACAGGATCGGCTTGCCGCTCATATTCCCGTTGAGTTTCAGGAACGCGATCACTGAGCCGGAGAAGGTGATCGCACCGATCGCGACGCCAAGACCCATCTCGATCCGGCTGACGCCAAGGATTGCGCCTGAAGTATCAACGATCCCGAACGCGTCAGGATTGAGGAACGCCGCTGCGCCGACCAGCACCGCGGCCATGCCGACCAGCGAGTGAAAGGCCGCAACCAGCTGCGGCATCGCCGTCATCGCAATACGCCTGGCGGTGACCAAGCCGATAGTTCCGCCAATCAGGATTGCTATGCCGATTTCCCACAGGGCGGCGATTTGATGGGTCGCTAGCGTCGTCACCACGGCGATCGCCATCCCGGCCATGCCGATGAGATTGCCTCGCCGGCTGCTGTCCGGGCTGGACAGCCCGCGCAGCGCGAGGATGAAACAAATGCCCGAAATCAGGTAAGCGAGGAGTACCCAGCTTGGGACGACCGCGGCCTCATGCATCGCGGCGCTCCCTCTTCTTGTACATTGCCAGCATTCGATAGGTGACGGCGAACCCGCCGAAGATGTTCACGGATGCCAGCGCCACCGCGACCAGGCCCAGCCATTTCGACTGGACGCTGCCTCCAGCCGCGGCCGCAATCAGCGCGCCGACCACGATTACCGAGCTGACCGCGTTGGTCACGCTCATCAACGGCGTGTGCAGCGCCGGGGTCACCGACCAGACCACATAATAGCCGACGAAACATGCCAGAACGAAGATCGACAGGATCGAGATGAAGTCCAACGGACGGCTCCCCCGCATTTAAGTGCCGATCTTGTGGCAAGGCGCTTGGCGCTTGTCGAGGGCAAGAGGGGCGCCCGCAAAATCTTGCCATTAACTTAACGAGGTTTCCGATTTTTTAACCTTTTCCCCTGCATGGCCTGCGGGGACGAAGAAGGGATTTACGCGCGCCATGCGATGGCCGAACCGCCGCAACCGCGAACCTGGGGCCAAGCGCCCCGCCAGGACGCTTGCCTGGGCGCTGGTTCTCGGCCTGTTGTTCGGGCTGGTTGCGGCCGGCGAATATGCCGAGGATCGCCTTCGCGTCATTCGC encodes:
- a CDS encoding DUF6356 family protein; the protein is MIAQSRAHLKAAGEGYWRHFRFATTFGLLAAAAGIAAIIHAFVPAMCTHTASRIVRHLGQLADDRSKIDAIESEAVEARAFVLLLLLAAAVVAPLWILNAPTALRLAYTGLAFALPAVLLLSNPELATREESAA
- a CDS encoding aspartate/glutamate racemase family protein, translating into MKKLGIIGGMSWSSTALYYDHINRGISQRLGGLHSAALSIESVDFAPVAEMEVAGDWDGIAQITVEAAKRLEASGAEGMLIACNTVHKSYDAVSASVGIPVLHIADAVADRLVADGRKRVALLGSRFTMTESFVRERIERRGIALAPIENKWMNEVDRIIFEELAAGRVVRDSQRKLKTLITELAKQKVQAVVLGCTELVLAVDARANVLPVYDTTAIHARMAVEWMLSEREEARAAA
- a CDS encoding NAD(P)(+) transhydrogenase (Re/Si-specific) subunit beta; its protein translation is MHEAAVVPSWVLLAYLISGICFILALRGLSSPDSSRRGNLIGMAGMAIAVVTTLATHQIAALWEIGIAILIGGTIGLVTARRIAMTAMPQLVAAFHSLVGMAAVLVGAAAFLNPDAFGIVDTSGAILGVSRIEMGLGVAIGAITFSGSVIAFLKLNGNMSGKPILLPARHWINLAVALAIIFFLYGFYDSQSPIDFWTLAALSFAIGFLLIVPIGGADMPVVISMLNSYSGWAAAAMGFTLHNTAMIITGALVGSSGAILSYIMCKAMNRSFISVIAGGFGAVASSGDAAAIDRAYKRGSAEDAAFLMSQADKVIIVPGYGMAVSQAQHALREMADQLKKEGVEVKYAIHPVAGRMPGHMNVLLAEANVPYDEVFELEDINSEFATADVAFVIGANDVTNPAAKTDKSSPIYGMPVLDVEKARTVLFVKRSMGGVGYAGVDNELFYRDNTMMLLADAKKMVEEIVKALG
- a CDS encoding NAD(P) transhydrogenase subunit alpha, whose protein sequence is MDFISILSIFVLACFVGYYVVWSVTPALHTPLMSVTNAVSSVIVVGALIAAAAGGSVQSKWLGLVAVALASVNIFGGFAVTYRMLAMYKKRERRDA